CGACGGCCAGGGTGAGGTGGAATCGATCACCGTGACCATGCCCGACGGCACTGAGTATCCGGCCAAGCTGATCGGCCGCGACGCGGCCTCCGACCTTGCGGTGCTGAAGATCACCACGCCCAAGGCCCTGCCCTTCGTCAAGTTCGGCGACAGCCGCAACGCGCGCGTCGGCGACTGGGTGATCGCCATCGGCAACCCCTTCGGCCTCGGCGGCACTGTGACCTCGGGCATCATCTCGGCGGTCTACCGCAACACCGGCTCGGGATCGGCCTATGACCGCTACCTGCAGACCGACGCCGCGATCAACCGCGGCAACTCGGGTGGCCCGATGTTCGACATGAAGGGCCAGGTGATCGGCATCAACAACGCGATCTTCTCGCCCACCGGCGGCTCGGTCGGCATCGGCTTCGCCATCCCGGCGGAGACCGCGGCGCCGATCGTCGAGCGGCTCAAGACCGGCCAGTCGATCGAACGCGGCTACCTCGGTATCCGTATCCAGGCGCTCAACGAGGATCTCGCGGACTCGGTCGGCATCGCGCACAACCGCGGCGAATTCGTCCAGGCGGTCGAGCCCGGCCAGGCCGCGGCCAATGCGGGCATCAAGGCCGGCGACGTGGTCGTCAAGGTCGACGGCAAGGACGTTACCCGCGACCAGACGCTGTCGTTCATCGTCGCCAACGTCTCGCCCGGCAAGCGCATCCCGCTCGAGCTGATCCGCGACGGCAAGCGCATGACCGTGACCGCCACGGTCGGCAAGCGGCCGAGCGAGGAAGAGCTGGCCAAGAACAGCTTCGACCAGGACCAGACGCCGGACGACGATTCATTCAGCAAGCCGCCGACCAAGCAGGGCAACGGCCTGTCCGAGCAGTCGCTGGGTCTCTCGGTGCTGCCGCTGACCCCGACCATCGCACGCCAGCTCGGCATGCCCGAAACGCTGCGCGGTGTGGTGGTCAACGCGGTCGATCCTTCGTCCGACGCCGGCACCAAGGGCCTGCAGCGCGGCGACATCGTGCTCTCGGCCAACTACCAGGACGTTGCCACGGCGGCCGAGCTCGAAGCGGCGATCAAGGCCGCCAAGGCCGCCAACCGCAACGCCGTGCTCCTGCGCGTCCAGCGCCGCGGCCAGCCCGCGACCTACGTGCCGATCCGGCTGCGCTAAACGCTAAAACCCTCCCTGCGGCATAGCTGCGGGGAGGGTAATCGGCTTTCAGAGAATGTGCGGCTCGCGCAAATAGCCGAAGGGGCTCTCCCCGTCCCAGCCCGCGCCGTCGGGATAGCGCAGTTCGATGCCAGCGAGATCGCCCGCATCGGCCAGGCGCAGGTTGACGCCCATCTGGACATTGCCGAACTTTGCCTGAGCGCTTGTCGTCAGGACGAAATGCGTCGTCGCGCCACAGTTGGCACAGAACCGCATTTCGGCGGCGGGATCCTCCTTGTCGTCGCGGCTGTAGCCCTTAGTCGCGCCTTCGACCGCGACCTCGGAGGGATGGAAATAGCCCCAGAGCGCGCCCGAGTTTCGGCACAGCTTGCAGTTGCACTCGTGAACGAAGTCCGGGCGCTTGTGTATCTCGACGCGGCTTTGGCCGCAGAGGCAGGAGAGCTTGATCATAGGGCCGCCTCTATCACGACACCTGGCCGTCTGACAGCCGCCCGAACGCCTGTCAGACGAGAGCCATAACGATCCCGCCGAGTAGCGCGAGTGCGCCGACGACCAGCCAGCCGGCCAGTCCTTTGACATAACTCTTCCAGTTCATCGCCACCCAGTCCGGCTGCGCGGCGATCTTGCGCCGGGCGCCATCAACCGTCCCGCCGATGGCGAGAATTCCGAACAGAATCAGGCCCATGCCGAGTGAACGGGTGTCCATGGCACCCTTGCTACTCTGGCCGGACGACCAAGCGCAAGCGGGCACCTCAGTTCACCGGAATCGGACGCTCGCGGCTTCCCGGCTGGCCGGCCCGCGGTGCAGCCGGGACATTGCCACCCTGCCCGGATCGCGCGCCCTCGCGGGGGCGCTTGCCGGTCGCCTGGTCGAGGAAATCGTCGTTGGCCGCAGGCGGCGGATCGGCCGGGACGAGGCCGCCATTGTCTGCAGGCTGGCCGCGTTCGACCGGGGGTTCGCCAGGCCCCGGATTGGAGCCGCCGGGGATCATGTTGCCCTGGTCGTCGGTGTAGTAATAGTCGTTGGGATTGCCCTGGATCTGCTCGTCGTCGGGCTCGAGCTGCCAGTCGGGCAGCTTGAGATCGGTCTCGAACTTCTCGACCGGGCGCTTGGCGACCGCGTAGCGCATATAGGCGGCGAAAGCGCGCGCCGGGGCGGTACCGCCCTGTAGGCCGGGCACGGCATGGGCATCGTCGCGGCCCATCCAGACGCCGGTGGTCACGCCGCTGGAGAAGCCGATGAACCAGCCGTCCTTGTTCGAGCTGGTCGTCCCGGTCTTGCCGGCCACGGGCCGGCCGATCTGCGCGGCCTTGCCGGTGCCGATGGCGACCGCAGACTGCAGCAGGTCGGTGATCCCGGCGGCGACATAGGCCGGCACCAGCAGTTCGCCGCGCGGCGCCGGGCGTTTGTAGAGTTCCTGCCCGTCGGCCGAGGTGACCTTGAGGATGCCATAGGGCTCGACCGAGGCACCCTTGGCCGAGACCGAGGCGAAAGCGCGGGTCATGTCGATCAGGCGCACGTCGGAAGTGCCGAGCACCATCGAGGGCATCGTGTTGACAGGCGTGCTGATGCCGAAGCGCCGCGCCATCGCCGCCACCGCGCCGAAGCCGACCTCGTTGCCGAGCTGCGCGGCGACGGTGTTCTTGGAATAGGCGAAAGCGGTGCGCACGTCGATCTCGCCGGCATAGGAGCCGCCCGAATTGTGCGGGCTCCAGCCGTCGATCGTCACCGGCTCGTCGACCACGCGGTCGTTCGGCTTGTAGCCGGCCTCGAGCGCGGCGAGATAGACGAACAGCTTCCAGGCCGATCCCGGCTGGCGCACGGCATTGGTCGCGCGGTTGTAGTTCGAGGTGACGTAGTCGGTGCCGCCGACCATGGCGAGTACGGCGCCGTCGCGGTCTAGGCTGACAAGCGCACCTTGGGCGCCCTTGGGAGCATTGGCCGCAACCGCCGCGGTCGCCGCGCGCTGCATGCCGGGGTCCAACGTCGTCCAGACCTCGATCGGCTCCTGGTTGTCGGGCAGCAGCAGGTCGAGCTGCGGCAGCGCCCAGTCGGTGAAATAGCGCGCCGAGTTCTGTCCAGCCTCGGGTGCCTGCTTGACGTCCTGCAGATTGGCATTGGCGCGCTGCGCCGCAGTGATTGCGCCGGCCTCTTCCATCGTCTGCAGCACGACCGCGGCGCGGTCGACAGCAGCCTTGGAATCGGCGGTCGGCGAGTAGCGCGAGGGCGCCTTGACCAGGCCCGCGATGATCGCGGCTTCGGCCAGCGA
The window above is part of the Novosphingobium sp. G106 genome. Proteins encoded here:
- a CDS encoding GFA family protein, whose protein sequence is MIKLSCLCGQSRVEIHKRPDFVHECNCKLCRNSGALWGYFHPSEVAVEGATKGYSRDDKEDPAAEMRFCANCGATTHFVLTTSAQAKFGNVQMGVNLRLADAGDLAGIELRYPDGAGWDGESPFGYLREPHIL
- a CDS encoding Do family serine endopeptidase — translated: MRYAYGVTTALLLGGAALSLATGYPAGAQVAQNDTTQMQNVVPRAGAPASFADLTQQLAPAVVNISTRQRVRVAANANPFAGTPFEDLFGGGQGGGGPQGGQGGTPQTREAQSLGSGFIISADGYVVTNNHVITADGQGEVESITVTMPDGTEYPAKLIGRDAASDLAVLKITTPKALPFVKFGDSRNARVGDWVIAIGNPFGLGGTVTSGIISAVYRNTGSGSAYDRYLQTDAAINRGNSGGPMFDMKGQVIGINNAIFSPTGGSVGIGFAIPAETAAPIVERLKTGQSIERGYLGIRIQALNEDLADSVGIAHNRGEFVQAVEPGQAAANAGIKAGDVVVKVDGKDVTRDQTLSFIVANVSPGKRIPLELIRDGKRMTVTATVGKRPSEEELAKNSFDQDQTPDDDSFSKPPTKQGNGLSEQSLGLSVLPLTPTIARQLGMPETLRGVVVNAVDPSSDAGTKGLQRGDIVLSANYQDVATAAELEAAIKAAKAANRNAVLLRVQRRGQPATYVPIRLR
- a CDS encoding transglycosylase domain-containing protein, which codes for MRGTFIWGFALALLAVIVVGVSVLVAAQSLPSYDKLKSSQNGQMIVVRARDGSELVSLGPSYGKWVPYAQIPQVMKDATVSVEDRRFRSHIGVDPIGIIRSLMVRVETGHWRQGGSTVTQQLARTVFLNNSKTFDRKIREAVLAMALEWKFSKDQVLELYLNKVYFGGGAYGIDAASRKFFGHDAKDLSLAEAAIIAGLVKAPSRYSPTADSKAAVDRAAVVLQTMEEAGAITAAQRANANLQDVKQAPEAGQNSARYFTDWALPQLDLLLPDNQEPIEVWTTLDPGMQRAATAAVAANAPKGAQGALVSLDRDGAVLAMVGGTDYVTSNYNRATNAVRQPGSAWKLFVYLAALEAGYKPNDRVVDEPVTIDGWSPHNSGGSYAGEIDVRTAFAYSKNTVAAQLGNEVGFGAVAAMARRFGISTPVNTMPSMVLGTSDVRLIDMTRAFASVSAKGASVEPYGILKVTSADGQELYKRPAPRGELLVPAYVAAGITDLLQSAVAIGTGKAAQIGRPVAGKTGTTSSNKDGWFIGFSSGVTTGVWMGRDDAHAVPGLQGGTAPARAFAAYMRYAVAKRPVEKFETDLKLPDWQLEPDDEQIQGNPNDYYYTDDQGNMIPGGSNPGPGEPPVERGQPADNGGLVPADPPPAANDDFLDQATGKRPREGARSGQGGNVPAAPRAGQPGSRERPIPVN